The Mycolicibacterium cosmeticum DNA window CGATGCCCTCCAGGATCGCCACCGGGATGAAGTCGATCAGCCAGGCCAGCACGCGGGTCAGCCACGGCGTGTAGGACTCCTTCGGCAACGCGCCCAGGGCCCCGCCCGGACCGGCTGCACCGAACCCGGCACCCGGAGGCGGCGGAGGCGGGAAACCGCCTTGCGGCGGAGGCGGATAACCACCCGGCGGTGGGGGCGGCGGCGGATAATTCCCAGGCGGTGGCGGAGGAGTGGTCATGGACGCCTTCCAAGGTGACGGAAATTAGCTGACTATGAGCGGTGTCACCCTACCTGAGAATTCGCCGAAAATGGCCGCCATAGCCATTTCTTCACCGGGTCGACACAATGCTCGCGGCGCGCCAATCTTTAGCGTCGGTAATTGATTTCGCAATCAGCAATCCGGGCGCACCGACCGAACGACGCGGTGTTTACCGACGTAGACCGCCCTCGGACAAAGACCCCAGAAGATCGTGCCGGGTCAGCACGCCGATCGGTTTGCCGTCCTCGACGACCATCAACGCGTCGTAATCGCGCAATGTCTTCGCCGCGGTACTGAGCAGTTCACCCGAACCAATTAGCGGCAGCGGGGCGCTCATATGGTCGGCCACGGCGTCGACCAGTTTTGCTCGCCCTTCGAACACCGCGGAAAGCAACTCCCGCTCGGATACGCTGCCGGCCACTTCACCGGCCATCACCGGCGGCTCGGCGCCGACGACCGGCATTTGCGAGACCCCGTACTCGCGCAGGATGTTGATCGCGTCGCGCACGGTTTCCGACGGGTGGGTGTGCACCAGATCCGGCAGCGCACCGGACTTGCGGCGCAAGATGTTCCCGACGGTGAGCTCCTCGATCGAGCCGTCCAGCCGGCTGCGCAGGAAGCCGTACGACGACATCCACGCGTCGTTGAAAATCTTTGACAGATAACCGCGTCCGCCGTCGGGCAGCAACACCACGACGACGGCGTCGGGCCCTTCCCGCTCGGCCACCCGCAGCGCCGCGACGACGGCCATCCCGCAAGAACCGCCGACCAGCAACGCCTCCTCACGGGCCAACCGGCGCGTCATGTCGAAGGAATCGGCGTCCGACACGGCGATGATCTCGTCGGGTACCGCGGGATCGTAGGCGCTGGGCCAGAAATCCTCACCGACGCCCTCGACCAGGTAGGGACGGCCCGTCCCGCCGGAGTACACCGAACCCTCCGGGTCGGCGCCGACGATCTTGACCCGGCCGCCGGACACCTCCTTGAGGTAGCGGCCGGTCCCGGTGATGGTGCCGCCGGTCCCGACGCCGGCGACGAAATGCGTGATCTTGCCCTCGGTGTCGGCCCAGATCTCCGGACCCGTGGTCTCGTAGTGGCTGGCCGGCCCGTTCGGATTGGAGTACTGGTCGGGTTTCCACGCCCCCGGGATCTCCTCGACCAGCCGGTTGGACACGCTGTAGTAGCTGTCCGGGTGATCCGGCGGCACGGCCGTCGGGCACACCACGACCTCGGCGCCGTAGGCGCGCAACACGTTCTGCTTGTCCTCGCTGACCTTGTCCGGGCAGACGAAGATGCACTTGTAACCGCGCTGCTGCGCCACCAGCGCCAGTCCCACACCGGTGTTGCCGGAGGTCGGCTCGACGATGGTGCCGCCCGCTTTCAGGGCACCGCTGGCCTCGGCCGCGTCGATCATCTTGACGGCGATGCGGTCCTTGGAACTGCCGCCCGGATTCAGGTATTCGATCTTGGCGGCGACCAGGCCCGCGCCGGCGGGCACCACCGAGTTCAGCTGAACCAGCGGGGTATTACCGATGAGGTCACTGATGTGCCTGGCGATGCGCATGCATCCATCGTGTCAGGCCGCGCCACCGCCCACCAAGCGGGGAGTCACCAGGTGGCTTCGCGGATGTAGGCACCGATCTGGCGCAGCGAACGGGTCGCTTCGTTGACCAACGGCCCGCAGATCTGGAAGACGTGCATCTGGCCAGGCCACACCCGCACCTCGACCGGGACGCCTTCGGCCGCAAGCATCCGCGCGGCCTTTCGCGCATCGTTGAGCAAAACCTCGGAACCGGAGACGTGGATGAGCGTGCGGGGCAGCCCCGGCTCGATGTGGTCCAGCGGTTCGTACACCTCTTCGTGGCGCTTGTCACCGGCCCGCTCGATGATCTCGACCAGTGCGTCGAACGCGTTCGGCGGGAACATCGCGTCGCCGTCGATGTTCGGGTGCTGTGCGCGGCCCGCGTTGTCGATCTCGAACAGCGGCGACAGCGTCACCATGGCGGCCGGTTCTTCTCCCTCGGCCAGCAGCCGCTGCGCCAGCGCCAGCGCCAGGTAGCCGCCGGCCGAGTCACCGGCCAGCACGATGTGCTCGGGCGCGTAGCCGGTCAGCCGCAGCCACCTGTAGGCGTCGTAGCAGTCGTCGATCGCCTGCCCGATCGAGTGCTTGGGCAGCATCCGGTAGTTCACGACGAACACCGGGCTGTCGGCGAACTTCGACAGGCTCTCCACCAGCCGGCCGTGCGAGTTCACCCCGCACGCCAGGAACGCGCCGCCGTGCAGATAGAGCACCACGCTGCGCTTCCCGTCGGCGGGCAGCACCCCGTCGGCACGCACCAACTGGGCCGTGCACTTCGGCAACGCGATGGTGGCCCGCACGGTGCCGGGCGAGGGCCGCAGCACGCGCGCGGCGAAGTCGACGATCCCGAACGGCCAGGGCAGCGTGGGTGCGTGGCTGCCGATTGCCAGAATCGGCTTGATGGTCATCCGAGCGGCCAGTGCGGCCAGCCGTCCCGCGATGCTCGGGCCGTCCTCGACGACTTCGACCGGGGCCCAGTCACTGACCGGGAACCTACGCGATTGGTGGGCCCTAGCTGCGCTGATAGCAGCACGAGGGGAGCCTGAGACCTTGCTTGGTGCCGTCATCGCCACCACTTCCTACGCCGTCGTAGTGCCCGGATAAGTCTGGTTACTTAGCCAACCGGTGTAACTTAGCTTGCCACCGTCAATTTGTTCAACAAATCAATGAGCCCATTTGGTACCGCACTCGATACCGCAACGTGACCGGACGGACAGCTGCGGCTCACCGACAACGGTCATCGGGCCTCTAAAATCGAGGTGTGGGCACACCGCGTCGGTCGACCATCGCCCTGGCAGCCGCGGCCACCCTCGCATCGACGGGTTCGGCCTATGTCGGGGCACGCACCCTGCTGACCGGACAAGCCGCGCAGACGCGCCGGGTCATCCCCAAGTCCTGGGATATCCCGCCGCGCGCCGACGGCGTCTACTCCCCCGGCGGTGGCCCGGTGCAGCGTTTTCAGCGCGACGTCCCGTTCGACCTGCATCTCATGGTGTTCGGTGATTCGACCGCCACGGGATACGGCTGCACGGTCGCCGAGGAAGTGCCCGGCGTGTTGCTCGCCCGCGGCCTGGCCGAGGAGTCGGGCCAGCGGATCCGGTTGAGCACCAAGGCGATCGTCGGGGCCACCTCCAAGGGCCTGTCCGGCCAGATCGACGCCATGTACGTGGCCGGCCCGCCACCGGACGCGGCGGTGATCATGATCGGCGCGAACGACATCACCGCGCTCAACGGCCTCAGCGCGTCCGCCCGCCGGCTGGGCGCCGCGGTCCGCCGGTTGCGCGACAGCGGGGCGGTCGTGGTCGTGGGCACCTGCCCGGATTTCGGCGTCATCACGGCGATTCCCCAGCCCCTGCGCCTGGTCACCCGCACGCTGGGACTGCGACTTGCCCGGATGCAGGCCTCGGCGGTGCACGGCGCCGGTGGCGTGGCAGTTCCCTTCTCGGACTTGCTCGCTCCCGAGTTCTACAAGGCCCCGGAGGTGCTGTTCTCCTCGGACATGTTCCACCCGTCGGCCGCCGGGTACGCGCTGGCCGCCAACCAGCTGCTGCCGGCCCTGGCGCGGGCACTGGGCCTGCTCACCGTCGACTCCGACGTCGAGGAGGCGCTGGAATCACGGAGCGGGGACGGCACGCTGTTGCACCGGCTGAGCGGTGTCAGCCGGCTGTGGCGGCGCACCACGGGCGTACCCGCGCCGATCGTCGCTCCCGTCACGGGTTAGGTTCTGGGGTAGCTGTCATAGTCGAACCCTTGTAAGTGACCCGAGGAGCTCTCATGCCCGAAGCCGTCATCGTCGCCACCGCCCGCTCGCCCATCGGGCGCGCCGTCAAGGGGTCGCTGGCCACCATTCGTCCCGACGACCTGGCCGCTCAGATCGTCCGCGCCGTACTGGACAAGGTGCCGTCGCTGGATCCCACCGACATCGATGACCTGATGATGGGCTGCGCGCAGCCGGCCGGTGAGGCCGGCTACAACATCGCCCGCGCCGTCGCCGTCGAACTGGGCTACGACTTCCTGCCCGGCACCACCGTCAACCGGTACTGCTCGTCGTCGCTGCAGACCACCCGGATGGCCTTCCACGCGATCAAGGCCGGCGAGGGGGACGTGTTCATCTCCGCGGGCGTGGAGACGGTGTCCCGCTTCGGCGTCGGCGCCGCCGACGGTGCCCCCAACAGCAAGAACCCGATCTTCGACGAGGCCCAGGCGCGCACCGCCACGTCGGCCGAGGGCGGCACCGAATGGCACGACCCGCGCCAGGACGGGCTGATCCCCGACGTCTACATCGCCATGGGCCAGACCGCCGAGAACGTGGCGCTGTACACCGGCATCAGCCGTGAGGACCAGGACCACTGGGGCGTGCGCAGCCAGAACCGCGCCGAGGACGCCATCAAGAGCGGCTTCTTCGAGCGGGAGATCACGCCGGTCACGCTGCCCGACGGCACCGTGGTGTCCACCGATGACGGCCCGCGCGCGGGCACCACCTACGAGAAGATCAGCCAGCTCAAGCCGGTGTTCCGCCCGAACGGCACGATCACCGCGGGCAACGCCTGCCCGCTCAACGACGGTGCCGCCGCCGTGGTCATCATGAGCGACACCAAGGCCAAGGAACTGGGCCTGACCCCGCTGGCCCGCATCGTGTCCACCGGCGTCTCGGGCCTGTCCCCGGAGATCATGGGCCTGGGCCCGATCGAGGCCATCAAGAAGGCGCTTGCCAAGGCGGGCAAGCAGATCGGCGATATCGACCTGGTCGAGATCAACGAGGCGTTCGCCGTGCAGGTGCTGGGCTCGGCCCGCGCCCTGGGCATCGACGAGGACCGCCTGAACGTGTCCGGCGGCGCCATCGCGCTGGGCCACCCGTTCGGTATGACCGGCGCCCGCATCACCGCGACGCTGCTTAACAACTTGGCGACCCACGACAAGACCTTCGGCATCGAGTCGATGTGCGTCGGCGGCGGCCAGGGCATGGCGATGGTCGTGGAGCGCCTCTCCTAGTTCGAGCGTTCGAGGCTGCGCTCAGATCGCGAATTCAGCGTTTCCCGCGATCTGAGCGCAGTCCCGATGCTCTCGGCGCAGCCCCGGCGTGCGAACGCGGCGCGCACCCGTCGTACCACCTCCCGCGGGCGGTCCTCGGCGACCACCCGGATGACGATCCAGCCCAGCCGCTCCAGCTCGGCGATTCGCCGGATGTCCTTCACGTATTGCCAACGGTCCGTTCGGTGTTGGTCACCGTCGTACTCCACGGCGACCATCACCTCCGGCCAGCCCATGTCGAGATAGGCGAACACGTACCCGTCGTCGGCGCGGACCGGGATCTGGGTTTGCGGTGCGGGCAGTCCCTCGTCGACGAGCAGCAGCCGCAGCCATGTCTCTCGCGGTGATTGCGCACCGGGATCGACGAGCGAGACCGCCCGCTCGAGCAGGCGCAGCCCGCGCACTCCGGGATGTTGCGCCGCCACCGCGAGGATGTCCTCCGGTGTGACGCCGGTGGCCCGGCAGAGGGCGTCGAGGTCGGTGACGGCCCGACGAAGCGGATGGCGCCGGCCCAGGTCGAAGGCGGTCCGCACCGGCGTGGTGACCGGCAGCCCGGCGACGTCGCACACCTGCGTCGCGTGCAGCGCCATCGCCGACGTGCGCACACCGCTGGGCGCGCGGGCGTTCTGCCACACCAGCTCCACCGGTGCCGACTCGTCGATCCACTTCGCCCCGTGCAGAGCCGCCGCCGTGCGCCCGGCGATGACGCCCTGGCGATGCGACCACAGCCACGCCGCCCGCGCGCGGTGCGCGACCGTCAGCGGGAGGTCGGGTCCGACGTACACGTTGGGCAGCAGGGCGCGGAAGCCCGAGCGCAGCTGATGCTTCTTCACCGCTCCAACCGCGATCGCCTCGCTGCCGATGAACGGCTCGGTGTAGATGTTCATGCCCGGCAGCATCCGCACCGATCCCGACACCATCCGCGGTCGAGGTTGCGCTCGGATCGCCGTCTGTGGATGAATCGCGATCTGTGTACACAATCGAATCTCTGAACGCATGACCACGCTCGGAACGCCGCTGAGCCCGAACGCCACCCGGGTGATGCTGCTCGGCTCCGGTGAGCTGGGCCGCGAGGTGCTGATCGCGCTGCAGCGCCTGGGCGTCGAGACCATCGCCGTCGACCGCTACGACAACGCGCCGGGCCAGCAGATCGCCCATCACGCGCGCACCATCTCGATGACCGATCCCGAGCAGTTGCGGGCGCTGATCGAGGCCGAGAAGCCCGATCTGGTGGTGCCCGAGATCGAGGCCATCGCCACCCCGGTGCTGGAAGCGCTGGAGGATGCCGGCGTGGTGACGGTGATCCCCACCGCACGGGCGGCCCGGCTGACCATGGACCGGGAGGGCATCCGCCGGCTGGCCGCCGAAACCCTTGGGCTGCCGACCAGTCCGTACCGGTTCTGCGATTCGCTCGACGAGTTGCGGGCCGCCATCGAGCAGATCGGCTACCCCTGCGTGGTCAAACCGGTGATGAGCTCGTCGGGCAAGGGCCAGAGCAAGATCGACAGTCCCGACGATGTGGCGCCCGCGTGGGAGTACGCCATGTCGGGCAGCCGGGTGAGCAACACCCGGATCATCGTCGAAGGGTTCGTCGATTTCGACTACGAGATCACGCTGCTGACGGTGCGGGCACGCGATGCCGACGGTCAGATCGGCACGCAGTTCTGCGCGCCCATCGGGCACCGGCAGGTCAGCGGCGACTACGTGGAGAGCTGGCAACCGCATCCGATGCCGGCCGTCGCGCTGGAGCGGGCACAGCAGATCGCGCAGGCGGTCACCGAAAACCTGGGCGGGCAGGGCATCTTCGGTGTCGAACTGTTCGTCAAGGGTGACCAGGTGTGGTTCAGCGAGGTGAGCCCCCGACCGCACGACACCGGCATGGTGACGATGGTGTCCCAGTGGCAGAACGAGTTCGAGTTGCACGCCAGGGCCATCCTCGGCCTGCCGGTGGACACCACCCTGAAATCACCGGGGGCCAGCGCGGTCATCTACGGCGGCGTCGACGCCGAGGGCATCGTGTTCGACGGCGTGGACGCCGCGTTGCAGGTGCCGCACACCGATATTCGGCTGTTCGGCAAACCGGAGAGCTTCACCAAGCGCCGGATGGGCGTGGCATTGGCCTTCGACGACGACGTGGATGTGGCGCGGCGCAACGCCGCCGAGGCGGCGAGCCGGGTCAAACCGCGGGCGGTATGAGCCGACCGCGCAAAGGAAAAGGGCGCCCACCACCGGTGGGCGCCCTTTCTCGCAATCGAGCTAGTCGTTGTTGAAGTAACTCAACAGGCGCAGGATCTCGACGTACAGCCAGACCAGGGTGACGGTCAGGCCGAGCGCGATACCCCAGGCCGCCTTCTCCGGCGCACCCGCGCGGATCATCTGGTCGGCGGCGTCGAAGTCGATCAGGAAGCTGAACGCCGCCAGCGCGATGCAGACCAGCGAGAAGATGATCGCGATGGTGCCGCCGCTGCGCAGGCCCATACCGGCGCCGCCGTTGAACATGCCGATGATGAAGTTGCCGAGCATCAGGGCCACGACGCCGAACAGACCCGCGACGATCATCCGGGTGAACTTCGGGGTGACGCGGATGGCGCCAGTCTTGTAGACGACGAGCATGCCGACGAACACACCGAGGGTGCCCAGGATGGCCTGGCTGATCAAGGCGCCGGCGCTGATGCCGGAGACGTACAGGTTGGCCACCACGAACGAGAAGGCGCCGAGGAACAGGCCTTCCAAGGCGGCGTAGGTCAGCACGATCGCGGGGCTGTCCTGTTTACGGCCGAAGGTGGCGATCAGCACCAGCACCAGGCCGCCGAGGCTGCCGACGAGGGTGAACGGCATGGCCAGGGCCAGGTTGCCGGCCACCAGGAAGTACGAGACGACGGCGACGGCCGACAGCACCGCCAGCGTCATCCCGGTCTTGGTGACCACGTCGTCGATGGTCAGCGGCCGCGAGACACCGCGCTGCTGATCCGGGTACGGCGTGACGTAGGGATCCGCGTGTACCTGCTGCGCACCGAAGCTTGCGGCTCCGGTACCGAATTGCGCGTATCCGCCCTGCTCCTTAGGCAGGGAGCGGAATACCGGGTTGCTGCTCTCGCGCACCGTAGGTCCTCTCCTGTGCTTGGTGTCCGGGTTCTGCGAACACCTACTCAACGATCAACAGGCCTGGGCAGGTTCCCGAGAAATCCGCAATCGCTGAGAAGGACTCTCAGGAAACGTCCAGGTTGATCTTGGTCAAACCCTACCCGTCGCCGGACCCGCCGGGGCGACGAACTAGATTGCAATCCGTGACCGAAAACGAGGACATCCTAGTAAGTGTCCGCAACGGCGTCGGTGTCCTGACGCTGAACCGGCCCAAGGCGATCAACTCGCTCAACGACGTCATGGTCGCCGGCATCGCGCGGGCCCTCGACGCGTGGGAACACGACGATTCCGTCACGACCGTGCTGCTCACCGGGGCCGGCGAACGCGGCCTGTGCGCGGGCGGCGACGTCGTCGCGCTGTATCACAGCGCCAAGTCCGACGGCGCCTATGCGCGGAAATTCTGGTGGGACGAATACCTGCTCAACGCCCACATCGGCCGCTACCCGAAACCGTATGTGGCGCTGATGGACGGCATCGTGATGGGCGGCGGTGTCGGGGTGGGCGCACACGGCAACGTCCGCGTCGTCACCGAGAAGACCAAGATGGGCATGCCGGAGGTCGGCATCGGCTTCATCCCCGACGTCGGCGGTACCTATCTGCTTTCCCGGGCCCCCGGCCAGTTGGGCCTGCACGCCGCCCTGACCGGCGCCCCGTTCACCGGCGCGGACGCCATCGCGATGGGCTTCGCCGACCACTACGTCCCGCATGACCGGCTCGCCGACTTCGCCGAGGCCGTCGTCACCGACGGGCACGAGGACGCCCTGCGCTCCTACGCCGAGGAGCCGCCGGCCAGTGAGCTTGCCGCCCAGCGGGATTGGATCGACGCCTGCTACGCCGGGGACACCGTCGCCGACATCCTCGCCGACCTGCGCGGCCACGACGACCCGGCAGCCAGGGCCGCGGCCGATCTGATCGCCACCCGGTCCCCCATCGCCCTGGCCGTCACCCTCACCGCGGTGCGCCGCGCGGCCCACCTGCACAGCCTGGAAGAGGTGCTGGCACAGGAGTTCCGGGTCTCGGTGGCCTCGATGAAGTCGCACGATTTCGTCGAAGGCATCCGCGCCCAGCTGGTGGACAAGGACCGCAACCCGCGGTGGTCGCCCGCCTCGCTGGAACTCTGCGATGATGCGGCCGTCGACGCCTATTTCGCCTCCGCCGACCCCGATCTCACCTTCTAGAAGGAGACCCGATGCCTGACTACGAGACCATCCTGGTGACCCGCGACGGCCGGGTCGGCACCATCACGCTGAACCGGCCCAAGGCGCTCAACGCGCTCAACAGCCAGGTGATGCACGAGGTCACCTCGGCCGCAGCCGAATTCGACGCCGACCCGGCCATCGGCGCCATCATCCTCACCGGCAACGAGAAGGCCTTCGCCGCCGGCGCCGACATCAAGGAGATGGCCGACCTGTCCTTCGCCGAGGTGTTCAGCCAGGACTTCTTCGCGCTGTGGGGCAAGTTCGCCGCCACCCGCACCCCCACCATCGCCGCCGTCGCCGGCTACGCCCTGGGCGGCGGCTGCGAACTGGCCATGATGTGCGACCTGCTGATCGCCGCCGACACCGCCAAGTTCGGTCAGCCCGAGATCAAGCTCGGCGTGCTGCCCGGCATGGGCGGCAGCCAGCGGCTGACCCGGGCCATCGGCAAGGCCAAGGCCATGGACCTGATCCTGACCGGGCGCACCATCGACGCCGCCGAGGCCGAACGCAGCGGCCTGGTGTCCCGGGTGGTGCCCGCCGAGAGCCTGCTGGACGAGGCCAACGCCGTCGCCGCCACCATCGCCGGGATGTCGTTGTCGGCGGCGCGGATGGCCAAGGAGGCGGTCAACCGGGCTTTCGAGTCCACCCTGGCCGAGGGCCTGCTCTACGAGCGCCGGCTGTTCCACTCGGCCTTCGCCACCGACGACCAGACCGAGGGCATGAACGCGTTCACCGAGAAGCGCGCGCCGAACTTCACGCATCGTTAAAGTCGAGCGGTGAGCACCGCCGCCGAGACCGAAGCACCGGAACATCCGGAACAACCGGACGCACTCCCGGCGCCCAAGCGGGCCTGGTGGATTCGCCACTACACCTTCTTCGGCACCGCCGTGGGGTTGCTGTTCATCTGGCTGTCGATGACGCCGTCGCTGCTGCCCCGCGGCCCGCTGTTCCAGGGTCTGGTCAGCGGTGCCGCGGGCGCGCTCGGGTATCTGTTCGGGGTCTTCGCGGTGTGGCTGGTGCGGTTCATGCGCTCCAAGGACACCAGCCCACCCGCCCCCAAGTGGGCGTGGAAAGCGCTCGTCGTGGTCGGTATCGCCGGCCAGATCGCCGCCATCGTGTGGTTCCACATGTGGCAGGACGACGTCCGGGATCTGTTCGGCGTGCCGCGCCTGACGTTCTGGGACCACCCGCTCACGGCGGTGCTGTCCATCGTCTTCCTGTTCGCGTTCGTCGAAATCGGCCAGCTGATCGACAGATTGGTGCACTTCCTGGTCCGCCAGCTGGAGCGGGTCGCGCCGCCGCGGGTGTCGGCGACGGTGGCGGTGGCGCTGCTGCTGGCGCTGGGCATCGCGCTGCTCAACGGCGTGGTGGTGCGGTTCGCCATGTCCACCATCAACAACACCTTCGAATCGGTCAACAACGAGACCGATCCCGACAATCCCGCTCCCACAACGCCTTTACGTTCGGGTGGACCGCAGTCGCTGGTCAGCTGGGAGTCCCTGGGCCACCAGGGCCGGATCTTCGTCTCCGGCGGCCCGTCGGTGGCGGACCTGTCGAAGTTCAACGGCGCCAAGGCCGTCGAGCCGATCCGGGCCTACGCCGGGCTCAACTCGGCGCAGGGGATCAAGGCGATCGCCAAGCTGGCGGCCGAGGAGCTGCGGCGCACCGGCGGGCTGAACCGCAAGGTGATCGCCGTGGCCACCACCACCGGCACCGGCTGGATCAACGAGGCCGAGGCGTCGGCGCTGGAGTACATGTACAACGGCGACACCGCCATCGTGTCCATGCAGTACTCGTTCCTGCCCAGCTGGATCTCGTTCCTGGTGGACAAGGAGAACGCCCGCCAGGCCGGCCAGGCGCTGTTCGAACAGGTCGACGCGATGGTGCGCGAACTGCCCGAGAACAAGCGGCCCAAGCTGGTGGTGTTCGGGGAAAGCCTGGGCTCCTTCGGCGGTGAGGCGCCGTTCCTGGCCCTGAACAACCTGGTCGCCCGCACCGACGGCGCGCTGTTCTCCGGGCCGACGTTCAACAACACCATCTGGACCGACCTGACCATCAACCGCGATGCGGGCTCCCCGCAGTGGCTGCCCATCTACGACAAGGGCGAGAACGCGAGGTTCGTCGCGCGGCCCGACAACCTGAACCGGCCCGCC harbors:
- a CDS encoding cystathionine beta-synthase, producing MRIARHISDLIGNTPLVQLNSVVPAGAGLVAAKIEYLNPGGSSKDRIAVKMIDAAEASGALKAGGTIVEPTSGNTGVGLALVAQQRGYKCIFVCPDKVSEDKQNVLRAYGAEVVVCPTAVPPDHPDSYYSVSNRLVEEIPGAWKPDQYSNPNGPASHYETTGPEIWADTEGKITHFVAGVGTGGTITGTGRYLKEVSGGRVKIVGADPEGSVYSGGTGRPYLVEGVGEDFWPSAYDPAVPDEIIAVSDADSFDMTRRLAREEALLVGGSCGMAVVAALRVAEREGPDAVVVVLLPDGGRGYLSKIFNDAWMSSYGFLRSRLDGSIEELTVGNILRRKSGALPDLVHTHPSETVRDAINILREYGVSQMPVVGAEPPVMAGEVAGSVSERELLSAVFEGRAKLVDAVADHMSAPLPLIGSGELLSTAAKTLRDYDALMVVEDGKPIGVLTRHDLLGSLSEGGLRR
- a CDS encoding alpha/beta hydrolase fold domain-containing protein is translated as MTAPSKVSGSPRAAISAARAHQSRRFPVSDWAPVEVVEDGPSIAGRLAALAARMTIKPILAIGSHAPTLPWPFGIVDFAARVLRPSPGTVRATIALPKCTAQLVRADGVLPADGKRSVVLYLHGGAFLACGVNSHGRLVESLSKFADSPVFVVNYRMLPKHSIGQAIDDCYDAYRWLRLTGYAPEHIVLAGDSAGGYLALALAQRLLAEGEEPAAMVTLSPLFEIDNAGRAQHPNIDGDAMFPPNAFDALVEIIERAGDKRHEEVYEPLDHIEPGLPRTLIHVSGSEVLLNDARKAARMLAAEGVPVEVRVWPGQMHVFQICGPLVNEATRSLRQIGAYIREATW
- a CDS encoding SGNH/GDSL hydrolase family protein, coding for MGTPRRSTIALAAAATLASTGSAYVGARTLLTGQAAQTRRVIPKSWDIPPRADGVYSPGGGPVQRFQRDVPFDLHLMVFGDSTATGYGCTVAEEVPGVLLARGLAEESGQRIRLSTKAIVGATSKGLSGQIDAMYVAGPPPDAAVIMIGANDITALNGLSASARRLGAAVRRLRDSGAVVVVGTCPDFGVITAIPQPLRLVTRTLGLRLARMQASAVHGAGGVAVPFSDLLAPEFYKAPEVLFSSDMFHPSAAGYALAANQLLPALARALGLLTVDSDVEEALESRSGDGTLLHRLSGVSRLWRRTTGVPAPIVAPVTG
- a CDS encoding acetyl-CoA C-acetyltransferase, with the translated sequence MPEAVIVATARSPIGRAVKGSLATIRPDDLAAQIVRAVLDKVPSLDPTDIDDLMMGCAQPAGEAGYNIARAVAVELGYDFLPGTTVNRYCSSSLQTTRMAFHAIKAGEGDVFISAGVETVSRFGVGAADGAPNSKNPIFDEAQARTATSAEGGTEWHDPRQDGLIPDVYIAMGQTAENVALYTGISREDQDHWGVRSQNRAEDAIKSGFFEREITPVTLPDGTVVSTDDGPRAGTTYEKISQLKPVFRPNGTITAGNACPLNDGAAAVVIMSDTKAKELGLTPLARIVSTGVSGLSPEIMGLGPIEAIKKALAKAGKQIGDIDLVEINEAFAVQVLGSARALGIDEDRLNVSGGAIALGHPFGMTGARITATLLNNLATHDKTFGIESMCVGGGQGMAMVVERLS
- the purT gene encoding formate-dependent phosphoribosylglycinamide formyltransferase; protein product: MTTLGTPLSPNATRVMLLGSGELGREVLIALQRLGVETIAVDRYDNAPGQQIAHHARTISMTDPEQLRALIEAEKPDLVVPEIEAIATPVLEALEDAGVVTVIPTARAARLTMDREGIRRLAAETLGLPTSPYRFCDSLDELRAAIEQIGYPCVVKPVMSSSGKGQSKIDSPDDVAPAWEYAMSGSRVSNTRIIVEGFVDFDYEITLLTVRARDADGQIGTQFCAPIGHRQVSGDYVESWQPHPMPAVALERAQQIAQAVTENLGGQGIFGVELFVKGDQVWFSEVSPRPHDTGMVTMVSQWQNEFELHARAILGLPVDTTLKSPGASAVIYGGVDAEGIVFDGVDAALQVPHTDIRLFGKPESFTKRRMGVALAFDDDVDVARRNAAEAASRVKPRAV
- a CDS encoding Bax inhibitor-1/YccA family protein; translation: MRESSNPVFRSLPKEQGGYAQFGTGAASFGAQQVHADPYVTPYPDQQRGVSRPLTIDDVVTKTGMTLAVLSAVAVVSYFLVAGNLALAMPFTLVGSLGGLVLVLIATFGRKQDSPAIVLTYAALEGLFLGAFSFVVANLYVSGISAGALISQAILGTLGVFVGMLVVYKTGAIRVTPKFTRMIVAGLFGVVALMLGNFIIGMFNGGAGMGLRSGGTIAIIFSLVCIALAAFSFLIDFDAADQMIRAGAPEKAAWGIALGLTVTLVWLYVEILRLLSYFNND
- a CDS encoding enoyl-CoA hydratase/isomerase family protein, whose product is MTENEDILVSVRNGVGVLTLNRPKAINSLNDVMVAGIARALDAWEHDDSVTTVLLTGAGERGLCAGGDVVALYHSAKSDGAYARKFWWDEYLLNAHIGRYPKPYVALMDGIVMGGGVGVGAHGNVRVVTEKTKMGMPEVGIGFIPDVGGTYLLSRAPGQLGLHAALTGAPFTGADAIAMGFADHYVPHDRLADFAEAVVTDGHEDALRSYAEEPPASELAAQRDWIDACYAGDTVADILADLRGHDDPAARAAADLIATRSPIALAVTLTAVRRAAHLHSLEEVLAQEFRVSVASMKSHDFVEGIRAQLVDKDRNPRWSPASLELCDDAAVDAYFASADPDLTF
- a CDS encoding enoyl-CoA hydratase, which produces MPDYETILVTRDGRVGTITLNRPKALNALNSQVMHEVTSAAAEFDADPAIGAIILTGNEKAFAAGADIKEMADLSFAEVFSQDFFALWGKFAATRTPTIAAVAGYALGGGCELAMMCDLLIAADTAKFGQPEIKLGVLPGMGGSQRLTRAIGKAKAMDLILTGRTIDAAEAERSGLVSRVVPAESLLDEANAVAATIAGMSLSAARMAKEAVNRAFESTLAEGLLYERRLFHSAFATDDQTEGMNAFTEKRAPNFTHR
- a CDS encoding alpha/beta hydrolase, with the translated sequence MSTAAETEAPEHPEQPDALPAPKRAWWIRHYTFFGTAVGLLFIWLSMTPSLLPRGPLFQGLVSGAAGALGYLFGVFAVWLVRFMRSKDTSPPAPKWAWKALVVVGIAGQIAAIVWFHMWQDDVRDLFGVPRLTFWDHPLTAVLSIVFLFAFVEIGQLIDRLVHFLVRQLERVAPPRVSATVAVALLLALGIALLNGVVVRFAMSTINNTFESVNNETDPDNPAPTTPLRSGGPQSLVSWESLGHQGRIFVSGGPSVADLSKFNGAKAVEPIRAYAGLNSAQGIKAIAKLAAEELRRTGGLNRKVIAVATTTGTGWINEAEASALEYMYNGDTAIVSMQYSFLPSWISFLVDKENARQAGQALFEQVDAMVRELPENKRPKLVVFGESLGSFGGEAPFLALNNLVARTDGALFSGPTFNNTIWTDLTINRDAGSPQWLPIYDKGENARFVARPDNLNRPADPWSTPRVVYMQHASDPIAWWNPDLLFAEPDWLKEPRGYDVSPRMEWIPVVTFLQVSADMAVAVDVPDGHGHVYVRDVANAWAAVLQPPGWTPAKTEALRPLLHPNAGT